Proteins encoded within one genomic window of Suricata suricatta isolate VVHF042 chromosome 17, meerkat_22Aug2017_6uvM2_HiC, whole genome shotgun sequence:
- the PIGW gene encoding phosphatidylinositol-glycan biosynthesis class W protein — MSQKQMKEAFVSNHNGTSVLEVTQGLCLPALCIVCRGLLIILSQERMCSHTWRTRFCIDFVFLIVPMVATLTILSSFVLLEHLAVIFCGAGLFYQIYCRRTCARMPVQKMLEKFLKISLESEYIPAISCFRVINSAFTAIAILAVDFPLFPRRFAKTELYGTGAMDFGVGGFIFGTAMVGPEVRKKYTGESRFYYLTKSLYSIWPLVFLGIGRLVIIKAIGYQEHLTEYGVHWNFFFTLIVVKLITSLLLVIFPLNKSWIVAISIIVLYQLALDFTPLKRLILYGTDGSGTRAGLLNANREGIISTLGYVAIHMAGVQTGSYMLKKRSQVKDWIKGACRILLAAISLFISLYIVQVNVDGVSRRMANLAFCIWIVASSLILLSSLLLGDIILSFAKFLIKEAVVPCSWKLIHSTVTNKKHLESLVSEAERKEPGLCLITAMNRNQLIFFLLSNITTGLINLLIDTLHSSTLWALFVLNLYMFTNCLIIYVLHLQDKTIKFW, encoded by the coding sequence atgtctcagAAGCAGATGAAGGAAGCTTTTGTCAGTAACCACAATGGAACCAGCGTGCTGGAAGTCACCCAGGGCTTGTGCTTGCCTGCACTCTGTATTGTGTGCAGAGGGCTCCTGATCATTCTCTCACAGGAGAGAATGTGTTCACATACCTGGAGAACTAGATTCTGCATtgactttgttttccttataGTTCCCATGGTGGCCACTTTGAccattttgtcttcatttgtcCTCCTTGAGCACCTTGCTGTAATTTTCTGTGGGGCAGGGCTGTTCTATCAAATATACTGCAGGAGAACTTGTGCCAGAATGCCTGTCCAGAAAATGCTTGAAAAATTCTTGAAAATCAGTCTAGAATCTGAATACATTCCAGCCATCTCTTGTTTCCGTGTAATTAACAGTGCATTTACTGCCATTGCCATTTTGGCTGTGGACTTCCCACTTTTCCCCAGAAGATTTGCCAAAACTGAGCTCTATGGGACAGGAGCAATGGATTTTGGAGTAGGAGGTTTTATTTTTGGGACTGCAATGGTTGGTCCAGAagtaaggaaaaaatacacaGGAGAGTCCAGATTTTATTATCTTACAAAGTCATTGTACTCTATTTGGCCATTAGTCTTCCTAGGAATAGGGCGATTAGTCATTATAAAAGCCATAGGCTACCAGGAACATTTGACTGAGTATGGAGTTCACTGGAACTTTTTCTTTACCTTAATAGTTGTGAAACTGATAACATCattgcttttggttatttttcctctaaataaATCCTGGATTGTGGCAATCAGCATTATTGTGTTATACCAGCTAGCCCTTGACTTTACCCCACTGAAAAGGTTAATTTTGTATGGCACTGATGGTAGTGGCACAAGGGCTGGTTTATTAAATGCCAACAGAGAAGGAATAATTTCTACCTTGGGGTATGTGGCAATTCATATGGCTGGCGTGCAAACAGGGTCATATATGCTTAAAAAAAGATCACAGGTCAAAGACTGGATAAAAGGAGCATGCCGTATTCTGCTGGCAGCCATTAGCCTCTTCATATCTCTCTACATAGTTCAGGTAAATGTTGACGGAGTATCTCGGAGAATGGCCAATTTAGCCTTTTGTATTTGGATAGTTGCTTCTAGCCTGATCCTTCTTAGTAGTTTATTACTGGGTGATATAATTTTGAGTTTTGCCAAATTTCTAATTAAAGAGGCTGTAGTACCATGTTCTTGGAAACTGATCCATTCGACTGtcacaaataaaaagcatttagaatCTCTAGTCTCTGAAGCTGAAAGAAAGGAACCCGGTCTTTGTTTAATCACAGCTATGAACAGAaaccagttaatttttttcttgctgtcaAATATAACTACTGGTCTGATCAACCTGTTGATAGATACCCTACACAGCAGTACATTGTGGGCCTTATTTGTGCTCAATCTCTACATGTTTACCAACTGTTTAATTATATATGTGCTACACTTGCAAGATAAGACGATAAAATTTTGGTGA